The region tggctgagcagcgctctaaGAACCAATCAATACAGAGCTCGAACTAATCACAGTCATCATATATGTTTCATTTAGAGCTGCATTGATCAGGGCCATCGCTGCCTGGAGGCCGGATTTATGAATTCCAGAACCAGGAAGCGATTTTCTGTCGGCGGCTGAAgactgcaagcaagcgtgccGGAGTCCAGTGGGAGGACACGGATTGTGGTGGCTaggtaatgtgtttttttttttttcttttttttggggggtggggggggggggggggaggcttatatttcaaggcccacCCTCACCCTAAAAAAtaaaggtagggcttattttcggggaaacacggtaagcgAGCTAAGCCCTTCTCTGCATTGGCCATGACAAAGCGATTTGGCTTGCCTATTGAAGTCAGCCAACCTGCTGTAATGTCACCAATGAGAGGTCCATACCATGTGACCCCCCAATGTTAAATAATTTCATTTTTCTCCCAATTTCCCATAACTTCTTTACTATTCTATCGATTATTGttggacaagttttttttttttctttaatagaaCCAAATGCACTTTAAAACTTACAAGGGATGAAAATAAATATCTGCAGATACGCCATTCTTAGTGTAGGGCGGGTTGCTTTTACTGAGGCTTCTGCCCCCTACCgcttagatgctgcggtcagcGTTGACTACGGcatctaagggcttgttcacatcagcagcGGAGGTTCCATTCAGAGCCCTGAGTCACTGAATGCCACTGAAGAGGATGAACCAGAATGGCAGCTCCCTTGACGTCAGCACTTCCTCTCATTAAGCTTTGGCGTAGACACCTCGTTTACAAGGACAGATTTTATCTTCACATTTCATACATGGAAGATGATACTGAGATAAATCTGAGGCTCGTAGCAAGGATAAAGTCAGCGGCGACAGCTGAACCGACATACAGAGCGGGTTGGGGATCCGAAGCTCCGCAGCGTGCCTGAGAATCTAAGACCCGCTACCTCAGATCCGGCTGATCAAGTCCTACATCACCGGCCATCTATGTAATACAAGGAGGGGCTGAATCACCCAGAGCATAAATAGGACACGTGCTATGGGGGTGTTTTAGTGAAGCAGTGCTGGTATGGAAAAAACATAAtagcaccacttttttttttaggagaggggggggggggggtgtttgggtTTTGCGACAAAActgacaactttattctgtgggtcagtaaaattacaataccaaatttaggccggcttcacacgggcgtgacgggctccgctgcggaattctgcggcggagcccgtcacggcgccctacagagaccccaatacttacctccagattcggcgtcctacgtcccgcacgactctttggcgcatgcgcaatcgagcgcgtgacgcgccgcagcgtcacatgacgcggtaggtggggaagcggttacacgctatcttccgctgtgctacagcggaagatagcgtgacggacggcttccattgactgcaatggaagccgtcagcgcgtacacccgcggcaaatagagcatgcagcaggTGAGGacaggtgattttacggtgcggaattccaccgctgaACTtgcattaggttcaatagaacctaatagctgcgggcaacgcagcggatttccgccacggattacgcggcggaaaaccgtccgtgggaaggagcccttatacagtTTTTTCTGTTGTATTTAAAAAACAATTTATTAGTACATCCTTGAGGTACATACTAGTTCTTGATggctttaaatattaaaaaaattaataaaaagtacGCTTCCGATagtattcttttttcttttttgcacgaCAGTGTACAAATAAAGCCATTTTTATATATATGACTTTTACGGAcccgattattatttttttaaattattaataATGTGAAATTTCCCTTAGTCTCCTGAGGCTGCCTTCATACGGgctagaaaatcgtgcaagatttgtgcgttgcgagtcgCACAAgcatgaaccctattctttggatggggtcatacacacgagcgggttttttttttttcctgcatggcactgcgaggCAGGAAATATCGCGGCACGTTCAATCTccctgcgtgctcttgcatcgcagcgctcattgttttcaatggggccgatggcaGCATCAttaggtctcccattgaaaacaatacgaGAAAATCTGCAATCctccggcggcggcggcggcttgCTTTTCctccgaagtgatgtgaggccattttgacatgaaaacgcctcacatcatcGGGAAATTCACATGGTAGGAAGCGTGATATGAAGGGAGGATTTACAGCCTCATATTGTGCTCGCCAAGGTGACGTTAGCCTGAGGGAAGTGTAGCTTGTGATTGATCGTTTAtacgatatactgcaatacttcagtattgcagtatgttgtatttctgcaggcacaTCTTGATAGGTAGATATACAagtctgccatgacacccaaacgGCACCCCATGATATCATTGTGGAGTAGACAGGAGGGACCCCAGAGCTGTGCATGTATGGCGGATATCGCCAATAGATTGAGGGTGCCTGGCTGCTTCTGCATGGTCACCCTCCATTGGAGCCTCCGTGCGGCGTGCTCAGCTGTCCCATATCCCCCCCATCGTAGAGTGGCCGCCGTCGGCTGCGGACCCTTACCAAAGTTTGCTGAAGTTCTGCACGGACAGTCCTCCGATGCGATCGCCGCTCAGTTTGTGATGGGATGAATGAAATCCCttgttcctcttcttcctccgcaGTTTGATCAAAGCTTCGGCGATGCTCTTGTCTCCGGCGTAGTTGTAAATGATTTGCGCACGTTCATCCGCGCACTCGTCCCCGCAGGTGCGGAAGAGCGTCTGTATCTGCAGGAGGTCAATGTCTTTGAAGATGTTGGCGGAGGCCTTTTTCCTGGTCCGCGGCTCGGGGGCCTTCCATGCTGCCGCGGGGGAGCTGATGACGGAGGCTGGCGTGCCCATGATATAGTAGCCGGATAACAACTGCGAGGGAAAGGAGAGAAGCGCGGAGATCAATGTCTGCATCCAAATGTGGCACCGGTGGGGGAAGCGGTACTATAATTTGCCCGCCGCCcacggcagcggcagaccaaCAGTTTCGGTTCCTTGTTTTAACTAGTTCTGCTTTCTGCCGGCGCCTCCAGCCAAACTACTGAATCACGGAGGGTTAACCCTTGAAGGGCGATCTCCCAGGAGCAGAATATCTCACATACTGAGGTTCGTACTACAACCCCACAGCCGGACCCGCCGTCACTTTGCAGACCTGAAATTAGTTCACCAGGTAAGGGGTCTAGATATTGTACCTCGACTATGGAGGGCCAATTAGCAGCCCCCTCTATACTGGATATAAAGTTATACCTAGTCACCTGACTCCCACATACGTGTTTTTGGCCTCGCTTCCATCCGCACACATGCAGTGTGTTCCATAGTTAGGGCTGACCTTTACTATAAGGGAGCCTTCACACGGGACTTAAAtgtgttgtcccacttctagctgttctgcaacaggaagcagacagcgccgtacattgtgcagtggtctggGTTGGCACAGCAGCCTgtgttctattgaagtgaatgggactcaggctgcagtaccaacccagaccactacacaatgtacagcgctgtctgcttcctgttgcAAAACTGCTACAACTGGGACAATCCTTTTACATACTGCAGAATTTGCTATGGAAAATCCACAAACAGTACAAGTTATGTGGGTGAAAGAACAGGGACTTTGGAATAGGCGCCGTTGACACCAAAAGACCTTGACAATGGCTGCACGAGAAGCGAAGGGTTCTTtgtccacatgaaaaaaaaaaacgcacaaaataTGCATTTAAACACACAGTAAAAACATTGCGTATTTCACACGCCAAAATTGCAAACacgtgtgtgaatgagccctaaagtgcGCATCAAGCCGTGGACATGTGGATAGGATGACCCCCAGGGTGtaaggtcacatgatcagtagaTAGGGGGCCATTTATAGGTGGCAGCATTCCAAATAAGGTACATCAGCGAtctttccgcggcggttctcagGACGCGCCGACCCCTTTAACATGTCGAACGCCTCGTGTTTCCCGGTTTACCCCTTATCTGTGGTTTCCGGTACTGGATGTCACATGGCTAGCACACATCTGACACACAACCGCATTACCCAGCCGTGCCAAGCTGCGCAAATCCCGGCTCACACTTCCTGCTTTATCTGCGATTAGCAGACATGACACATCCTGAGCTGGAGCCGCGCCAGACTTGTGACTCACGCCGGCTGAGCTGCGGATCACAGCGTTATCACCGCACGTCCTGTGCAGGCCAAGGATTCACAAAAGGGGGCAACGTATCCCCTACTATGTGCTATAGGCGAGCAGCAGGGGGCGCTCTGCCCTTGTCCAACCGCTGATAGGCACTTTCCAGGGGTTTTACGCAAATTACGGTAAAAGGTCCTTTTATCCAGCCCAAATATCGCGCACGAATATTCCTCCTTGCGTTCGTTTGCCCGAAAACTGGCCCGCGAAAGGGtggagtcacacgggcgtttaatACCTGTTTTGATTTTCTGTCTCTTCGCTCCGTTGTTGGGTCAGAGACGGAATTAAACGGATCCGTTTTTAGCGCCATTGAATTGAACGGGGTTTTTAAAAACAATAAGGCAAGTGGAAAGCTCCACCCGTTCGCGTAGGTTTCCATTAGCGCAGTCCGCAGCGCTATACGTTGGAAGCAAACAGGGCGCCTTGTGAAAAAACGGATgcaaattaaaaaagcacatgcGCAGCAAAAATGCATGCAACGTTCCCGCGCAGTAAAAACGgcgcatttccccccccccccgaaccacGTTTATAAGGCAAATCCGTTATTATATGACGGTAGGCCATATCAGGGGTTAGGAGCGAATACGGAGGCTCCATTCACGCGGCGTACTTTTTCTGTAAGGATTCCTTGCTGAAATCCACAGCGGGATAAGCGCCATTTTTGCAT is a window of Eleutherodactylus coqui strain aEleCoq1 chromosome 4, aEleCoq1.hap1, whole genome shotgun sequence DNA encoding:
- the AVPI1 gene encoding arginine vasopressin-induced protein 1 isoform X1, giving the protein MSGQLLSGYYIMGTPASVISSPAAAWKAPEPRTRKKASANIFKDIDLLQIQTLFRTCGDECADERAQIIYNYAGDKSIAEALIKLRRKKRNKGFHSSHHKLSGDRIGGLSVQNFSKLCIKEDGSSAEEEPAQPTSDPQERPALCGGKKADEIQRTKGKLRRHQKREISSYLHQIKR
- the AVPI1 gene encoding arginine vasopressin-induced protein 1 isoform X2; the encoded protein is MGTPASVISSPAAAWKAPEPRTRKKASANIFKDIDLLQIQTLFRTCGDECADERAQIIYNYAGDKSIAEALIKLRRKKRNKGFHSSHHKLSGDRIGGLSVQNFSKLCIKEDGSSAEEEPAQPTSDPQERPALCGGKKADEIQRTKGKLRRHQKREISSYLHQIKR